The following are encoded in a window of Candidatus Eisenbacteria bacterium genomic DNA:
- a CDS encoding dihydroorotate dehydrogenase electron transfer subunit has translation MTGPAPVNLVPCTVISNREVSRGNFLISLKVPRGFGKPQPGQFVHLRVGDESEPLLRRPYSLEGYVERGGVRAVRIYYSVVGRGSKVLASHASGKELDLIGPVGVGFAPRPRRTPILVAGGRGVAPLLFLSRRLREKKRDFVFLFGARSRGELYGAREIRGGRVHLATDDGSVGYEGSALDLLEREWTKGGHTPLTAEVFTCGPHGLLHEISDFARTRGIRCEASLEGPMACAMGACRGCPVPLLPGADSGRYPAMCLEGPVMDATIVDWERLP, from the coding sequence GTGACGGGACCGGCCCCGGTGAACCTCGTCCCCTGCACGGTCATCTCCAATCGCGAGGTGTCGCGCGGAAATTTCCTCATCTCGCTCAAGGTGCCGCGCGGCTTCGGGAAGCCGCAGCCCGGCCAGTTCGTCCATCTTCGGGTGGGGGACGAGAGCGAGCCGCTCCTGCGCCGGCCGTACAGCCTGGAAGGGTACGTCGAGCGGGGCGGCGTCCGCGCGGTGCGGATCTATTACTCGGTGGTCGGCCGCGGCTCGAAGGTCCTCGCCTCGCACGCCTCGGGAAAAGAGCTCGATTTGATCGGCCCTGTAGGGGTCGGCTTCGCGCCGCGTCCTCGCCGGACGCCGATCCTCGTCGCCGGCGGCCGCGGGGTCGCGCCGCTCCTCTTTCTGAGCCGGCGGCTGCGGGAGAAGAAGCGTGATTTCGTGTTCCTCTTCGGCGCCCGTTCGCGTGGGGAGCTGTACGGCGCGCGCGAGATCCGCGGCGGAAGGGTCCATCTGGCGACCGACGACGGATCGGTGGGATACGAGGGGAGCGCGCTGGACCTGCTCGAGCGGGAGTGGACCAAAGGGGGGCACACGCCCCTCACCGCGGAGGTCTTCACCTGCGGCCCTCACGGGCTCCTTCACGAAATCTCTGATTTCGCGCGGACGCGCGGGATCCGGTGCGAGGCTTCGCTCGAGGGCCCCATGGCCTGCGCGATGGGCGCCTGTCGCGGCTGCCCCGTTCCGCTCCTGCCCGGCGCCGACTCGGGCCGCTATCCCGCGATGTGTCTCGAGGGGCCGGTCATGGACGCCACGATCGTCGATTGGGAGCGCCTGCCGTGA